The nucleotide sequence CCACATACGCCTTCTCACGGCAGTACGCGGCCTCCGGCCAGCCGTGGGTGGGCCAGGACTCGTCCACCGGGCGGCCGTCCTCGGGGCCGGGTGAGTAGGCGCCCACCGAGGAGGCGTACACCAGCACCGGCACCTCGGCCCGCGCCACCGCCTCGAACACGCGGATGCTGCCGAGGACATTGGTGTCCCAGGTGACGGCGGGCCGGTGGCTGGGCTGGATCAGCCAGGCGAGGTGGACGACCGCGTCGGCGCCCTCGAAGTGCCGTACGAGATCGGCCTGCGCACCGGCGTCCCGGCCGATGTCCGCCCGTACCCAGGTGGTCTTCGGCGGCGACCAGTTGGGCACCCGGCGGGCGACGCCCACGATCGACTCGATGTCCGGGGCCTCGCCGAGCGCGCGGACGACGCTCGTACCGGCGTTACCGGTGGCTCCGACCACCACCACGCGCATGCCCTGCTTGATGCCCATGTGTCCGCTCCTTCCGGCCGCGTCGTGTCCTCGGCCGTCCCGGGGTGCTCGGCCGTCCCGAGGTGCTCGGCCGTCCCGAGGTGCTCGGCCGTCCCGAGGTGCTCGGCCGTCCCGAGGTGCTCGGCCGACCCGGGGTCCTCGGCCGTCCGCCTCCTCAGCCGACCCGGGGTCCTCGGCCGTCCGCCTCCTCAGCCGACCCGGGGTCCTCGGCCGTCCGCCTCCTCAGCCGGCCCGGCCGACCAGCTCGCGCGCGGCCGCGACGATCGCGTCCGCGTCGATCCCCGCGTCGCGCAGTTGCTCGTCGGGGGTCGAGGAGCCCGGCATCGTGCGCAGTGCGAGCCGGATCGTCCGGGGCGCCGGGCGGCCGTCGCCGAACGCCCCGAGCACCGCGTCGCCCAGTCCGCCCTCGGGGTGGTGGTCCTCCACGGTGATCAGCCGGCCCGTCACCTCGGCGGCGGTGCGCAGCGTCTCGGCGTCCACCGGCTTGACCGAGTACAGGTCGATGACGCGGGCGGGGATGCCCTCCTGGGCGAGCCGGTCGGCGGCCTCGATGGCCTCGTGCAGGGTGACCCCCGCGCCGATGAGGGTGACCTGGTCGTCGTCGGTGGCGCGGACGACCTTGGAGCCGCCGATGGGGAAGCTCTCGGTGGGCGGGTAGATGACCGGCGTTCCGCCGCGGGTGGTGCGCAGATAGCGGATGCCGGACTCCGCGGCCATGGCCGCGGTCAGCTGGGCGGTCTGGTTGGCGTCGCACGGGTAGAGCACCGTGCTGCCGTGCACCGCCCGCATGGCCGCCAGGTCCTCCACGCCCATCTGCGAGGGGCCGTCCTCACCGATGGCCACCCCGGCGTGGGAGCCGATGAGGTTGAGGTCCGCGTCGCTGATGGCGGCCATCCGGATGAAGTCGTAGGCGCGGGTGAAGAAGGCCGCGAAGGTGGAGACGTACGGATTCCAGCCGCGGGCCTGCATGCCGACGGCGGCGGCCACCAGTTGCTGCTCGGCGATGAAGAACTCGAAGTACCGCTCGGGGTGTTCCTTGTGGAAGTACTCCAGGCGGGTGGAGTCGCCCACCTCTCCGTCGAGCGCCACCACATCGCCGCGGGCGGTGCCGACGGCGGCCACCGCCTCGCCGAACGCGTCACGGGTGGGGACCGAGTCGCCGGTGTTGTAGCGCGGCAGGACCAGCGGGCCCTCGGCGAAGGGCCGGGTGGGAGAGACCGAGGGCGGGCCGAGCACCGGCACGGCCAGGTTGCGTACGCCGCCGAGTTCGGCGATGGCCTCCTCCGGGTTCTTCAGCGGCTTGCCGTGCATGCCCTCGCGGTTCTCCACCGAGGCGACGCCGCGGCCCTTCATGGTGCGGGCGATGATGGCGGTGGGGCGGCCGACGGTGGACAGCGCCTCGGCGTAGGCGCGGTCGATGGCCTCGATGTCATGGCCGTCGATCTCGATGGTGTGCCAGTCGAAGGCGCGGATGCGCCGCGCGTAGGCGTCCAGGTCCCATTCATGGCGGGTGGGGCCGCGCTGGCCGAGCCGGTTCACATCGATGATGGCGGTGAGGTTGTCCAGCCGCTCATAGCCCGCGTGCTCGAACGCCTCCCACATCGAACCCTCGGCCATCTCGCTGTCGCCGCACAGCACCCAGACGCGGTACGGCAGGTGGTCGAGCCGCTTGCCGCTCAGCGCCATGCCCACGCCGTAGGGCAGGCCCTGCCCGAGCGATCCGGTGGCCACGTCCACCCACGGCAGCCGCGGGGTGGGGTGGCCCTCCAGCCTGCTGCCGCGCTTGCGGAAGGTGATGAACTCCTCGTCGCGGAGGGCCCCGGCCGCCTTGTAGACCGAGTAGAGCAGCGGGGAGGCATGGCCCTTGGAGAAGATCAGGTGGTCATTGCCCGGACGCTCGGGTTGCTCGAAGTCATAACGCAGATGGTTTCCCATCAGGACGGCCATCAGGTCCGCCGCCGACATCGACGACGTGGGATGGCCGGACCCGGCGGCATCGGCGGCGCGCACCGAGTCCACACGGAGCTGCTGGCCGAGCTCGCTGAGTTGTTCGTGTCGCATTGTTCTCCTTCCAGGTTTCGCCGACGGTCAGCCGCGACCCGCCCGTACCGTCTGCGCGACCTCGGGCGATTCGGTGTCCAGCGGCACCGCCCACGGCGGGATCACCCCGAGCTGCACCGCCTGACGTGGCAGCACCGCGTCGAGCAGCCAGTCGGCGGCGACCCGGACCCGGTTCCCCGGCATCGCCATCAGGTGATAGCCGCGGGTGACCGCGTTCGCGATCGGCCCGGACAGCGGTATGTGCAGCGGGTCCGCGGCGGCCTGCACCCCGCCGAGGTCGACGGTGAACCCGAGGTCATGGTGTTTGTACGGTTTGGGGTCGCCGCGCCCGAGGGAGGCCAGGACGTTGTGGGCCGCGACCTTTCCCTGCCGGTGGGCGTGCTGTGCGGTCATCGGGGTGAACTGGCCCGGCCGGGTCAGATCGGGTACCGCGGCGGCGTCCCCGCAGGCCAGCACCTCCGGATGGCCGGGTACGGCCAGATACTGGTCGACCCTCAGCCGGCCGCGTTCGGTCGGCAGCCCGAGCTGCTCCACCAGCGGGTCGGGGCGCACCCCGACACACCAGATCAGCGACCGGGTGTCGATGAACTCGCCGTCGTCCAGCCGAACGCCCTCCGAGGTGGCCTCCTTGACCGTGGTACGGGTGCGGATCTCCACGCCCCGTTTGCGCAGCACCCGGTCGGCCGTGCGGGACAGCTTCTTGTCCAGCTCCGGCAGCACCCGGGGCGCGATGTCGACCAGCAGCCAGCGGGGCCGCGGCGCGTCGCGCAGCGTGGTGTTCTCGCGCGCGAGCGAGTCGGTGAAGAGCACCCCGTGGGCGGCCACCTCGGTGCCGGTGTAGCCGGCGCCGACCACCACGAAGGTGCGGCGGGCGGCCCGCTCCCGCGGGTCCTCACTGGTGCCGGACATCTCGATCTGCCGGGTGACGTGGTCGCGCAGGTAGAGCGCCTCCGGCATGCCGCGGAAGCCATGGGCGTGCTCGGCCACACCGGGAATCGGCAGCAGCTTGTTGACGCTGCCCACGGAGAGGATGAGGCGGTCGTACGCCATCTCGGCGGTCCGTCCGTCCGGGTCCCGCCAGGAGATCCGGCGGGCGTCCAGGTCGACGCCGTGGACCTCGCCCAGCACCAGCCGGACATGCGGCAGGGTGCCGGTGAGAGAGACCGAGATCCGGCGGGGCTCCAGGACCCCGGCCGCCACTTCGGGCAGCAGCGGCAGATACAGGAAGTAGTCATTGGGGTTGATCAGGACGATGTCCGCGGCACCCCGCAGAGTGCGGGAGAGGTCACGGGCGGCCTGATAACCGGCGAAACCGGCACCGACGATCACTATGCGTACTGGGCTCACACGAATCTCCCGGGCATACGGGGCCAGGGAGCACCAAGTGCCCGTGAGAGTCCGGACCAAACGTCGGGCCCACGCGGCCCCGCCTCCGGGACCGCGTTCCGGAGGGTCCCGGTACGGTCCGGGGGCGGGGCCGCGGTGGGTCAGCGGCGCCGGCGGGCCGTCTGCGCGTCGACCGGCTCGTCCCAGTCGATGCGGTAGCCGGTCAGCCAGTCGGGGGCGCCGTTGCCGGCCCGGTCCAGCTTGCGCGGCATGGTGGCATCGCGCAGGGCCCGCGCCACGGGTCCCGGCGCCGTGCGGCGGGCCATGCCCGCGCTGCCCGCTGCGACCTTCTCGACCCGCTCCCGGCGCAGCGCCTCGTACGCGGCGAAGGCCGACTGGGGCGAGCGCAGATCGCGCAGGCATTTGGCGAGCACGACACCGTCCTCGATGGCCATCGACGCGCCCTGGGCGGCGTTGGGCGCGCAGGCGTGTGCGGCATCGCCGACGATGACCATGGCCTCCTCGGACCAGGCGGGGGTGGAGACGATGTCGTAGGCGGCGGTGGCCACGATGGCGTCGCCGGTGGCGCGGACCAGGTCGGCGGCGGGGGTGTTGTCCTCGGCGAAGAGCTTCAGCAGCCGCTCCCGCCACTCCTCGGCGGTGATGCCGGCGAGCTCACCCTTGGACATCTCCTCGGCGGGAGCGTTGCAGAACCACCACACCTCGCCGTCCGGGGCGGTGGTGCAGCCGAAGAACGCCTGCTTGCCGAAGATCATGGTGTAGGCGTCCGGGTCCGGGGGCGTCTCGGCGTCGCGGGTGTAGCCGCAGACGGTGTGCTGTCCGGTGTAGCGGGGCCGGGGCGCGGCCGCGTCGATGGACCTGCGGACGAGCGAGTGGATGCCGTCGGCGCCGATCAGCACATCGCCCACGGCGCGCCCGCCGTCGGCGAAGGAGCCGACGATCCGGCCGTCGGGGCTGGTGTGTGCGGCCAGCAGCCGCTTGCCGTGCTCGATGCGCACTCCGCGGCGCACCGCCTCCTCGCGCAGCACCCGGGCGAGGGTGGCGCGTTTGAGGGTGACGGAGCCGAGGCCACCGTCCTGCGATCCGGACATGGGCCGGTTGCCGAGCCGCTTGCCGGTGTTGCTGATGAACTCGACGCGGCCGACCGGGAAGGAGTTCTCCAGCACCGGTTCATGGGCGTCGATGGTGCGCAATGCCTCCAGGCCGTTGGCGGCGACGACGAGGAACGCACCCGCGTCGGTGGCGTCCGTGGGGTACGTCTCGTAGACGACCGCGTCGATCCCGGCTTTCCGCAGGGCCATCGCGGTCACCGTGCCGGCGATGCCGCCACCGATGATCAGGGCTGTGGTCATGGTGCTCCGTGACGTGGCGTGGGGTGGTCGTGTCATGGGGTTGCGACAGCACCATATGGCGGACCGGAGCCCCCCGGGTCAAGAGCGGCAGTTCAACTACCCTGCGGTGGGCGGCATTTGGGACAGCTCCGGCAACCCGCCACGTGAGCGGCCCCGCTGAGCGAACACCCGCGCTACGTGCGCGGCTCCGCTACTTGAGCAGCCGGGACAGCCGCCGGTCGGCGAGCGGCTTGCCGCCGGTCTGGCAGGTGGGGCAGTACTGCAGCGAGGAGTCGCGGAAGGACACCTCGCGGACGGTGTCCCCGCACACCGGGCACGGCTGCCCGGTACGGCCGTGCACCCGCATGCCGCCGCGCTTCTCCCCCTTGAGGTCGGTGGCGGCCAGACCGCGGGAGCGCTCGACGGCGGAGCGCAGCGTGGCGCCCATCGCCTCGTACACCCAGGCGATCTCCTCTTCGGTGAGGTCCGAGGCGAGCCGGTAGGGCGACATCCGGGCGGCGTGCAGGATCTCGTCGGAGTAGGCGTTGCCGATCCCGGCGATGACGCTCTGGTCGCGCAGCACCCCCTTGATCCGGTGGCGTACGCCGCGCAGCAGCCCGGCGAACGCCTCCAGGGTGAAGGAGTCGTCGAGCGGGTCCGGGCCCAGCCGGGCGACCCCGGGGACCTCCCGCGGGTCGCGGACCACGTACACCGCGAGCCCCTTGCGCGTCCCGGCCTCGGTGAGGTCGAACCCGGAGCGCTCCGGACCGGCCAGGAGCAGCCGCAGCGCGAGCGGGCCCTTGCCGGGGCGGGGCGGGGCCTCGGGGAGTCCGTCCCGCCAGCGCAGCCAGCCCGCCTTGGCGAGGTGGACGACCAGATGGGGGCCGTCGGTGGCCAGGTCGAGGAACTTGCCGTGGCGGGCCGCCGCCGTGATGGTGTGGCCTTCGAGCGCGCTCAGCGGCGGGTCGTAGGTCTTCAGGACGCTCACCGCGACGGGGAGGACGCGGGCGATCTCCCGGCCGGCGGCGCGCTCGGCCAGGATCGCGGTGAGGGCCTCCACCTCGGGCAGCTCCGGCATGCCACCAGTGTGCCGCAGGGCGGAGGCGATTCACCCGGGGCGCCCCGGAGGGGGCCGGTTACCACCGGCGCACCGCTCCGGGCTGCGGCCTCGCGGGCGCTCCCTTACCGTCTCTTTTGTCCCCTCTCGTCCCAGCCTGCCCCGTACGGAGCGTTCCCCATGGTCGACACCGGACAGCAGTCCGTACGAAGCGAGGCAGTACGCGGCGGTGTGGCGGCACGCGTCGGCGAGGCGGCACGGCACGAGGCGACGGGCGGGACGCGAGGCGCGACGTACGAGGGCTATGAGGCGTACGAGGGCGGCAGCCCCGAGGCCGAGCGGCGGCGCTTCGAGAAGCTGACCCGCGAGCTGATGCGGACGCAGCGGGCACGCCCCGGCGGCGCGGACAGCCCGGGCGCCCCGCAGCTCCTGCGCCCCTTCCGGGCCAAGGCGGCGCTGGGTGTGGAGAACGCCCGGCTGCGGTTCCGTGACGACCTTCCGCCGGAGCTGTGCGTGGGATACGCCCGGCCGGGCGCCGAGTACCCGGCCGCGGTGCGGCTGTCCAGCGCGAGCGGCACCGAGCGGCATGACACCACACCCGATCTGCGCCGGATGGCGGTGCGGGTCCAGGCCGGTCCTGAGGAGACCCACGATCTGCTGGCCACCAGCTTCCCGGTGTCCCATGCCGCCGATGTACACGAGTTCGTCGCCTTCGCCAAGGCCACGGCGGGCGCGGGGAGCACCGTGGAGAAGGCGTTCGGGCTCTTCGTCCGGCTGCCGCTGGCGGTGGGCTGGGCCACCGCCGACCGGATGCGCCGCAATGTGCGGATCGCCACCCGCCATACGGTGGGCTCGCTGGCCCGCGAGACCTTCTGGAGCCGGGGCGCGATCCTGTGGGGCCCGGCCGGTCCGGTGCGGTATCAACTCCGTCCGGCGCCCGGCGGCACCGCCGCTCCCCCGCCCGACCGCGGCGACCCCGACTATCTCGACCGTGAGCTGGCGATGCGGCTGTCCACCGGCGACATCGCCTTCGAGCTGTGTGTGCAGCGCTATCTGGACGACCGCCGCACCCCGGTCGAGGACGGCTCGGTGGAGTGGCGGGAGGGCGACGCCCCGGTCGTCCCGGTCGCGGTGCTCACCGTGCCGTGCCAGGACCTGGACAGCGCCCGGGCCCGGGCCGCGGCCCGCCGGGTCGAGCTGCTGGCGTTCAATCCCTGGCACACCACCGAGGAGTTCCGTCCGCTGGGCAATCTCAACCGGGCGCGCAAGGCCGCGTACGAGGTCGCCGCGGCGCACCGCCTCGGCCTGCGCTTCCCCACCGCCGGGCCGGGCCCTGCCGCCGAGCCGGGCCCCTCCTGCGAACCGCGTCCCACCGCACTGCTGCCCGTTCCGGTGCGCGCCGCCTTCGGCCTGCCGGTGCGCGCGGCCTTCGGCCTGGTCGACCGCTGTGTGCCCTGGCATCGGCTGCCGGACCCGCTGGGGCTGCTCAACCCGGTCGCGCTGGGCCGGACGCTGCGCCGGCTCGGCCTCCTCGACGCGGCCCCGCCCGAGGCGCCGCCGCGCCCCGATCCGGCTCCCGCCCCGGCCGGGGAGAGGCCGCGGGTGGCGCGCCCGTACGACGGCCCGGCCGGCGATCCGGGCATGGCGCGAAGAGACGTGGCCGGGGCCGCCGTCGGCCGTCGTCTGTCACCGGTCCGCCGGCCCGAACTGATCCATGTGCCCCACCCCGCCACGGTCAGCGGACGGCTGCTGCACCGGGAGCGTTTCCGGCCCGCCACCTCGCTCAATGTCCTGGCGGCCGCCTGGACCCACTTCCAGTCCCCGGACTGGGTCGACGCCACCTCCCACCGGTGGGACGGCTCGCAGGTGTACGGCGGCGCCGGGCCGCGCCTGGAGGAGGGCCATCTGCCGCTGGGCCCGGGCGGGGTGCCGCCGATCGGCTCGGCCGGCGCCTGGTGGCTGGGGCTCAGCGCGATGCACACGCTCTTCGCCCGTGAGCACGAGGCGGTGTGCGAGGCGCTGCGCCGCACCCATCCGGCGATGGACGAGGAGTCGGTGCGTCACACGGCCCGGCTGGTGGTCTCCGCGCTCATCGCCAAGATCCATACGGTGGAGTGGATTCCGGCGATCCTCACCACCGAGGTGATCGACCTCGGCTCGAAGACCAACTGGCAGGGCCCGCCCGCCCATTGGCTGTCCCGGCTCGGCCTGTGGCTGTTCGAGGCGAGCGCGTCGGCGGGCGGCCCCCGCGGTGTGCCGGACCATCCCGGGGTGCCGTTCGCCCTCGCCGAGGAGTTCATGACGGTCTACCGGACGCATCCGCTGGTCCCGGACGACGTCGAGCTGTGCGACCACCGCTTCGGGCGGCGGTCGCGGTCGCTCGGCTTCGACGAGGTTCGGGGCGCGGCGGCCGAGGCGGTGATGCGCAAGACGGGGCTCGCGGACGCCCTCTACTCCTTCGGCATCGCCCGTCCGGGCGCGATCACCCTGGGCAACTACCCGCGCGCACTGCGGCGTTGTGAGCGGGACGGCGAGCTCCTCGATCTGCCGGTGGCGGATCTGATGCGGGCCCGGCGGCGGGGCGTACCGCGGTACAACGACTTCCGGGCCCGGCTGGGCAGAGCGCGGATCCGCTCCTTCGAGGAGCTGTCCCCCGATCCGGACACGGTCGCGCGGCTCGAGGAGGTCTACGCCTCGGTCAACGAGATCGACACCATGGTCGGGCTGTTCGCGGAGAACCGGCCCGAGGGGGCCGGCTTCAGCGAGACGGCGTGCCATGTCCTGCTGCTCATGGCCACCCGGCGGATTCAGGACGACCGCCTTCTGACCGTGGATTTCCGGCCCGAGGTGTACACGCCGCTGGGGCTGGACTGGGTGGAGAAGTCCAGCATGACCTCGGTGGTCCTGCGGCACTGCCCGGAGCTGGCCGGAGTGCTGCCCCGCGGGGCGAGTCCGTTCGCGCCCTGGCGGCCGGTGGTGCCGTCGCTGTCCTGACCACGGCCGTGGACCGGTTCAGGTTCAGTCCTGGCTGCGGAAGCGGTTGATGGACGGCAGATGGCGCTCGCGCAGCTCCGGATCGCGCACCCCCAGGCCCTCCTCCGGGGCCAGGCACAGGACGCCGACCTTCCCGGAGTGGCGGTTGCGGTGCACGTCCTGGGTGGCCGTGCCGACCGCGGCGAGCGGATAGACCTTGGAGAGCGTGGGGTGCACCATCCCCTTCTCGATCAGCCGGTTGGCCGCCCATGCCTCCCGGTAGTTGGCGAAGTGGGTGCCGATGATCCGCTTGAGCGCCATCCACAGATAGCGGTTGTCGTACTCATGGCGGTAGCCGGACGTCGAGGCGCAGGTGACGATCGTTCCGCCGCGCCGCGCCACGTACACACTGGCGCCGAAGGTCTCCCGGCCGGGGTGCTCCAGGACGATGTCCGGATCGTCGCCGCCGGTCAGTTCGCGGATCCGGGCGCCGAAGCGCTTCCACTCCTTGGGGTCGGGCGTGGTCGCGTCCTTCCAGAACCGATAGCCCTCCGCGGCCCGGTCGATGACCAGCTCGGCCCCCATGGAGCGGACGAGTTCGGCCTTGCGCCGCCCGGAGACCACGCACACCGGGATGGACCCGCCGTTGACGGCCAGTTGGGTGGCGTACGAGCCGAGGCCACCGGCCGCGCCCCAGATGAGGGTCACATCGCCCTGTTTCATCTGGGCGCCGTTGCGGGAGACGAGCTGCCGGTACGCCGTGGAGTTGACCAGGCCGGAGGACGCGGCCTCCTCCCAGGTGAGGTGGGCGGGCATCGGCATCAGCTGGTTGGCCTTGACCAGCGAGAGCTCGGCGAGCCCGCCGAAGTTGGTCTCGAAGCCCCAGATGCGCTGCTCGGGGTCGAGCATGCTGTCGTCGTGGCCGTCCGGTGAGCGCAGTTCGATGGACAGGCAGTGGGCCACCACCCGGTCGCCGGGCTTCCAGTGGCGCACCCCCGGCCCGGTGCGCAGCACCACACCGGCCAGATCGGAGCCGAGGACGTGGTAGGGCTGGTCGTGGCGGGCCGCTCCGGGGTCGTCGGTCCGTGCGTACCGCTCCAGGAAGCCGAAGGTCGGCAGCGGCTCGAAGATGGCGCTCCACACGGTGTTGTAGTTGATCGCGCTGGCCATGACCGCGATCACCGCCTCGCCCGGGCCCGGTTCGGGCGTGGGCACCTCACGGATGTGGAGCGACTTCTGAGGGTCCTTGTCCTTGGTGGCCATGCCCTCGAACATCCCGGATTCCTCTTTGAGGATCACCGCGCCCCGATAGGACTCGGGCACGTTCAAGGCGGCGAAATCCGCGGCCACCGCATCTTCTGCCAGCACGGCGCTGATGATGTCCTGCATGACATGTCCTCCGATGTACCGCCCCGGGCAGCCTGTGTCCCGGAGGCTATGGCAGCGGCCACGATCCGAATAACCCCTACGTCCGCCCAGGTCCGGCCCCCCTAGGCGCCCCCCCTATACCGCCAGGGAGTGCAGACAGGCGATGAGCGTGCGGGCCTCGACATTGACGTAATGGCTGTGGCGTATCAGGTCGAGCAGCTGACGCACCGCCATCCAGCGGTAGTGCGACGGCTCCTCGGGGACCGCGCTCATCTCGGTCTCCACGACGAGATAGCGGTTGAAGGCGTGGAAGAAACGGCCGCCCTCCTCGGAGAGCACGGTGTCGAACCGCACCCGGCCGGCAGGCGCCTCCACCACCTCCCGGAGGAACGGCGGGGTGGCCCCCTCGGGCAGGTGGGTGTAGTTGCGCGGGGTGCACTGCACGGTGGGGGCCAGTTCCACCACATCCGTGTAGCCGGGTTCGGCGCGGGCCTGCACCAGCACATGCGGCACCTGGTCGGCGTAGGCCAGCAAAAAGGCCGCCACGCCCGGGCCATGGGGCTCGATCATGGGCTGGGTCCAGCCGCCCACCTCACGGCCGCCCGCGGTCACGTCCACGGCCATCACGCTGAAGAAGCGCCCGCTCTCATGGGAGATCCGATGGGCGCTGCGGTGCCAGCCGGCCGTCTCCCGCAGTGGTATCCGCTCGGTGAACACCTCGCGCTCGGTGCGCAGCCCGGTGATCCAGCTCAGGATGTCCGCGTCGCGGTGGCGGCTGTGGGCCTTGAGGGCCGGGAAGGTCTCCTCGGGGTCCAGCGGGGAGTGCGGCAGACAGGCCAGGACGCTGCGCGCGTCCATGTTCACCAGGTCCTCCACCGCCAGCAGATGGTGCAGCTGGCCCAGCGTCAGCCAGCGGAAGCCGTCGCGCACCTCGACGTCCGTCTCCGGTGCGACCTCGACCAGCATGTTGCGGTTGCGCTTGTGGAAGAACCAGCTGCCCTGCTCCGACTGGCGGACGTCGGCGAGCACCCGGTGCCGGTCCGCCCGCTGGAAGTACTCCACATACGGCACGGCCCGGCCCTTGTGCACCCGGGTGTAGTTGCTGCGGGTCGCCTGGACGGTGGGCGAGAGCTGCAGCCCGCCGTGGTTGCCCGGCTCCATCTTGGCCTGCATCAGGAAGTGCGGTACGCCGTCGAAGTCCTTGACCAGGATGCCGAGGATGCCGATCTCCGGCTGGTGGAGGATCGGCTGGCGCCACTCCTCCACCGGCGCCCCGGGCATCCGTACCCGGATGCCCTCGACGCTGAAGAACCGGCCGGTCTCATGGACGAGGTTGTGGGTGTCCGGCGCGAAGTCCCAGCCGCGCAGCTTCTCGAACGGAATGATCTCGACCCGGGACTCGTCGGCGTCGACGCGCTCCCGGAACCAGCGCTGGAAGTCGGCGAGCAGGGTCACCGAGCTGTCGACGGTGGCGGCCGAGCGGACCAGCCGCTCCTGGAGCGTTTTCACCACGCCCACGCCTCCGGTCCGGGGCCGCCGTTGCCGATCGGCGGGAACAGCCGGTCCAGTTCGGTCAGCACCTCGTCGGACAGCGTCAGCTCCATGGCCTTGAAGGCCCCTTCGAGCTGCCGCAGGCTGCGCGGCCCGATGACCGGCGCGGTGATGCCGGGGCGGCCCATCACCCAGGCCAGGCCCACCTCGGCCGGGTCGGCGCCGAGGCCGTCGCACAGCTTCTCGTACGCGGCGACGGCGTCCCGGTGGACCTCCAGCGCCTGGGCCGCCCGGCCCTGGGCGGTCTTCATCGCGGTGCCCTCGGCCAGCTTGCGCAGCGCCCCGCTGAGCAGTCCGCCGTGCAGCGGGGACCAGGCGAGCACCCCGACCCCGTACCGCTGGGCGGCGGGGATCAGCTCCAGTTCGATATGGCGGGTGACGAGGTTGTAGACGCTCTGCTCGGAGACGATGCCGAGGAAGTGGCGGCGGGCGGCGGTCTCCTGGGCCTCGGCGATATGCCAGCCGGCGAAGTTGGACGAGCCGACGTAGCGCACCTTGCCCTGCCGGGTCAGCGTCTCCATCGCCTGCCACACCTCCTCCCAGGGGGCGTGGCGGTCGATGTGGTGCATCTGGAACAGGTCGATCCAGTCGGTGCCCAGCCGGCGCAGCGAGTCCTCGCAGGAGGCGATGATGTGCCGGGCGGACAGCCCCGAGTCATTGGGCCAGTCGCTCATCGGGTTGAACACCTTCGTGCCCAGCACGACCTTCTCGCGCCGGCCGCCTCCCTGGGCGAACCAGCCGCCGAGGAACTCCTCGGTGTAGCCCTTGTGCTTCTGCCAGCCGTACTGGTTGGCGGTGTCGACGAAGTTGACCCCGCGGTCCAGTGCGGTGTCCAGGATCGCGTGGCTCTCCTCGTCGCTCGCCCTGACCCCGAGGTTCAAGGTGCCCAGGCACACCCGGCTCACCTTGAGGCCGGTGCGTCCGAGATAGGTGTACTCCATCAGTGTCCTTCGGTACGGGCCGCCGCGGCAGCCGGTCGGCTCGAGGTGGCGGAGGCGGCCCACAGGTCGTGGAGGGATTCCTTCAGGGCCACCTTCGGGGACCAGCCCATGAGCTGCCGGGCGAGGCGGATGTCGGCCTGGGTCCAGCTGCCGCCCTTGCTGTGCACGGCACCGCTCTCCTCGCGCACCAGATCCGCGGGGACCTGGGAGGCGGAGATCAGCAGCCAGGCCAGTTCGCGCATGCTGGAGGCGTCGCCCTGCCCGATGTTGATCGCCCGGCCGGTTACCGGGCTGCTCGCGGCCAGCGCCACGGCCTCGGCGACGTCGCGGACGTCGATGAAGTCGCGCTGGTCGTCGACGAGGGTGAGGGAGAGCGGAGCGTCCTTGGTGGTCCGGCGCAGCCGGTGGGCGAGTCCGCCGAGGAAGCTGCCCCGGGGGGTGCCCGGTCCGCAGACGTTGGTGACGCGCAGGACACAGCCGTCGATGCGGCCCGCGTCCGCCGCGCCCAGGACGATCCGGCTGCCGACGAGCTTGGTGCGGGCGTAGGGGGTGTGGGGGGCGGTGGGGTGGTCCTCGGTGATGGCCGTGCCGTCGGGGACGGGGCCGTACTCGTGCACCGAGCCCAGATGCACCAGCCGCGGCCGCCTGGGGAGGGTCGCCACGGCGTCCACCAGCCGGTCGACGAGCGGGATGTGCGAGGCCGTCATGCTCGCCTCGTCGCCTTCCCAGCTGTCGCCCGCGGCGTTGACGACGAGATCGGCGGACTTCGCGGCCCGGG is from Streptomyces hygroscopicus and encodes:
- a CDS encoding FAD-dependent oxidoreductase codes for the protein MTTALIIGGGIAGTVTAMALRKAGIDAVVYETYPTDATDAGAFLVVAANGLEALRTIDAHEPVLENSFPVGRVEFISNTGKRLGNRPMSGSQDGGLGSVTLKRATLARVLREEAVRRGVRIEHGKRLLAAHTSPDGRIVGSFADGGRAVGDVLIGADGIHSLVRRSIDAAAPRPRYTGQHTVCGYTRDAETPPDPDAYTMIFGKQAFFGCTTAPDGEVWWFCNAPAEEMSKGELAGITAEEWRERLLKLFAEDNTPAADLVRATGDAIVATAAYDIVSTPAWSEEAMVIVGDAAHACAPNAAQGASMAIEDGVVLAKCLRDLRSPQSAFAAYEALRRERVEKVAAGSAGMARRTAPGPVARALRDATMPRKLDRAGNGAPDWLTGYRIDWDEPVDAQTARRRR
- a CDS encoding DNA lyase, with the protein product MPELPEVEALTAILAERAAGREIARVLPVAVSVLKTYDPPLSALEGHTITAAARHGKFLDLATDGPHLVVHLAKAGWLRWRDGLPEAPPRPGKGPLALRLLLAGPERSGFDLTEAGTRKGLAVYVVRDPREVPGVARLGPDPLDDSFTLEAFAGLLRGVRHRIKGVLRDQSVIAGIGNAYSDEILHAARMSPYRLASDLTEEEIAWVYEAMGATLRSAVERSRGLAATDLKGEKRGGMRVHGRTGQPCPVCGDTVREVSFRDSSLQYCPTCQTGGKPLADRRLSRLLK
- a CDS encoding NADH dehydrogenase, with the protein product MSPVRIVIVGAGFAGYQAARDLSRTLRGAADIVLINPNDYFLYLPLLPEVAAGVLEPRRISVSLTGTLPHVRLVLGEVHGVDLDARRISWRDPDGRTAEMAYDRLILSVGSVNKLLPIPGVAEHAHGFRGMPEALYLRDHVTRQIEMSGTSEDPRERAARRTFVVVGAGYTGTEVAAHGVLFTDSLARENTTLRDAPRPRWLLVDIAPRVLPELDKKLSRTADRVLRKRGVEIRTRTTVKEATSEGVRLDDGEFIDTRSLIWCVGVRPDPLVEQLGLPTERGRLRVDQYLAVPGHPEVLACGDAAAVPDLTRPGQFTPMTAQHAHRQGKVAAHNVLASLGRGDPKPYKHHDLGFTVDLGGVQAAADPLHIPLSGPIANAVTRGYHLMAMPGNRVRVAADWLLDAVLPRQAVQLGVIPPWAVPLDTESPEVAQTVRAGRG
- a CDS encoding transketolase, producing MRHEQLSELGQQLRVDSVRAADAAGSGHPTSSMSAADLMAVLMGNHLRYDFEQPERPGNDHLIFSKGHASPLLYSVYKAAGALRDEEFITFRKRGSRLEGHPTPRLPWVDVATGSLGQGLPYGVGMALSGKRLDHLPYRVWVLCGDSEMAEGSMWEAFEHAGYERLDNLTAIIDVNRLGQRGPTRHEWDLDAYARRIRAFDWHTIEIDGHDIEAIDRAYAEALSTVGRPTAIIARTMKGRGVASVENREGMHGKPLKNPEEAIAELGGVRNLAVPVLGPPSVSPTRPFAEGPLVLPRYNTGDSVPTRDAFGEAVAAVGTARGDVVALDGEVGDSTRLEYFHKEHPERYFEFFIAEQQLVAAAVGMQARGWNPYVSTFAAFFTRAYDFIRMAAISDADLNLIGSHAGVAIGEDGPSQMGVEDLAAMRAVHGSTVLYPCDANQTAQLTAAMAAESGIRYLRTTRGGTPVIYPPTESFPIGGSKVVRATDDDQVTLIGAGVTLHEAIEAADRLAQEGIPARVIDLYSVKPVDAETLRTAAEVTGRLITVEDHHPEGGLGDAVLGAFGDGRPAPRTIRLALRTMPGSSTPDEQLRDAGIDADAIVAAARELVGRAG